The following coding sequences lie in one Apium graveolens cultivar Ventura chromosome 3, ASM990537v1, whole genome shotgun sequence genomic window:
- the LOC141712299 gene encoding trihelix transcription factor DF1-like, whose product MMLQQQQQQQAGTVVGSSGEDTVAAQEAHEGGGGGSGGSGGGINEEEKGRSEDSERNSGGSRWPRQETIALLKIRSDMDVAFRDSSLKGPLWDEVSRKLLELGYHRSAKKCKEKFENVYKYHKRTKDGRNSKADGKTYRFFEQLEALDTNPSATLSSVMKPQGAAHQTIFTSATLVGNNSTINISNSPTVVTNVTVSSTPSPISTVFPSNAIHPINLLNIPSHQNVTNPTNPTHKSTGNHSNLPPSYSTHNPNMDFLSNSTSSTSSDEQPERYGKRKRKWEDFFGRLMSEVMQKQDELQQKFLDTLEKRERDRVAREEAWRVQEMAKMNREHELLLQERSMAAAKDAAVISFLQKITEQQQKNSPNNPITVPPILNQVHSHLQTPPPQPPVQVPQQPAPVPTPVIVTAPVPAPALAPVPAPALAPAPAPATMTIKRIDDMNAQSSNYNEGSENANLMSPSPSRWPKTEVQALIKLRSTLDTKYHENGPKGPLWEEISSAMRKMGYNRNAKRCKEKWENINKYYKKVKESNKKRPEDAKTCPYFHQLEALYKEKARTDNIIGSTINHSFNSSPINAAPLTIMAQPEQQWPQEKQHPQNKDEDLEDANMNEDDYEDEDDEDDGAGYEIVTNKQHQQQQDQTTVE is encoded by the exons ATGATGttgcagcagcagcagcaacaacaggcTGGTACTGTTGTAGGTAGCTCCGGTGAAGACACTGTAGCTGCCCAAGAAGCACATGAAGGGGGTGGTGGTGGTAGTGGTGGCAGCGGTGGCGGAATAAACGAGGAAGAGAAAGGAAGAAGTGAAGATAGTGAGAGAAATTCCGGTGGAAGCCGGTGGCCTAGACAAGAAACTATTGCTCTCTTGAAAATAAGGTCTGATATGGATGTTGCGTTCAGAGATTCAAGTCTTAAAGGCCCATTATGGGATGAAGTCTCAAG GAAATTATTGGAGCTTGGATATCATCGAAGTGCCAAGAAATGCAAAGAAAAATTCGAGAATGTTTACAAGTACCACAAGAGAACCAAAGATGGCCGGAATTCAAAAGCTGATGGCAAAACCTACCGGTTTTTCGAGCAATTAGAAGCCCTTGATACTAACCCTTCAGCCACCTTATCATCTGTTATGAAGCCACAAGGTGCAGCTCATCAAACAATATTCACATCGGCAACACTGGTGGGAAATAATAGTACTATAAATATTAGTAATTCTCCTACTGTTGTTACAAATGTGACTGTTTCATCCACACCTAGCCCTATATCTACTGTTTTTCCAAGCAATGCTATACATCCCATCAATCTTTTGAATATTCCATCACACCAGAATGTTACAAATCCAACCAATCCTACTCATAAATCGACTGGGAATCATTCGAATTTGCCTCCATCTTATAGTACTCATAATCCTAATATGGATTTTTTGTCGAATTCAACTTCTTCTACTTCATCAGATGAACAACCGGAGAGATATGGGAAGAGAAAAAGGAAGTGGGAGGATTTCTTTGGGAGGTTGATGAGTGAGGTGATGCAAAAACAAGATGAGTTGCAGCAGAAGTTTTTAGATACATTGGAGAAACGAGAGAGGGATCGAGTGGCTCGAGAAGAAGCATGGAGAGTTCAAGAAATGGCTAAAATGAATCGAGAACATGAGCTTTTACTTCAAGAAAGATCCATGGCTGCTGCTAAAGATGCAGCTGTTATTTCATTTTTGCAGAAGATCACTGAGCAACAACAGAAGAATTCTCCGAACAACCCCATCACCGTGCCACCGATACTAAATCAAGTACATTCTCATTTACAAACTCCTCCTCCACAGCCTCCGGTACAAGTACCACAACAACCAGCACCAGTACCAACCCCGGTTATAGTCACAGCTCCGGTTCCAGCTCCAGCTCTTGCTCCGGTTCCAGCTCCAGCTCTTGCTCCGGCTCCAGCTCCAGCCACGATGACAATAAAAAGAATAGATGATATGAATGCACAATCATCAAACTATAACGAAGGCAGTGAAAATGCAAATTTAATGTCTCCAAGTCCTTCAAGATGGCCGAAAACCGAGGTTCAAGCATTGATCAAACTCCGGAGCACTCTAGACACAAAGTACCATGAAAACGGGCCAAAAGGGCCATTATGGGAGGAGATATCATCAGCAATGAGGAAAATGGGGTACAATCGGAACGCCAAGAGATGCAAAGAGAAGTGGGAGAACATCAACAAGTACTACAAGAAAGTAAAAGAAAGCAACAAGAAGAGACCCGAAGATGCCAAGACATGCCCTTACTTCCATCAACTGGAGGCCTTATACAAAGAGAAAGCGAGAACCGATAATATCATCGGTAGTACTATAAACCATTCATTCAACTCAAGTCCAATCAATGCAGCACCACTAACTATAATGGCTCAACCGGAGCAACAATGGCCACAAGAAAAGCAGCACCCTCAAAACAAAGATGAAGATTTAGAGGATGCCAACATGAACGAGGATGATTACGAGGACGAGGACGACGAAGACGACGGGGCTGGGTACGAGATAGTGACAAACAAGCAGCATCAACAGCAGCAGGATCAAACAACAGTTGAGTGA